AATATTAGAGATGAAATGATACATCATATTCATACACAGATAAATAACTCAAACATGAGAAGAAGATATGTTattcaaaatttgtaaaatatgaattattaattatgaattattATACGATGATAACATGACTGTTAGCAGAACATGACATAGATACACAAATTACTAGgtaacatttttttcttttctaggaAATTGACTCCTTATTTGCATGATTTGGCCATTTGAACGAGATGAAATATTTGTTCTAGTGTTGCCCATTTCATATGTTTTGCCAACATCAATTGCTTGACATAGAATAGTTAAGAAAGCGATAAGATATATGCTTTAAGGATCTTTTAGTCTTGTGTTTCTATGTTATATTTGCTAGATTAATTGCTTGTGTGATGCTTTCTCCATTTTTGCAAGAGCTGGTGGAAATTGTTATGATTGGTGTTTGTTCTGTTAACATATTTAAGCAATCTTTAGTGTGTTCAATGTTGGTAAGATGTTCAAAATGTTAAAAAAGTGTCTGAAGACTGCTAATGGTTATGGCTGGTAAGACTCTTTgataatttaattccattttcattTGGTTGTCCTTACATGTTTCTGTTTCCTAGATTGAGTTAGCCTTTTATGCTTGTGATTTCAATTTTGAGTTTTGACTTATTTTTAGTCATACTTAAAATGCACTGAGTTTTGACTTGCGGCTTTAATAGCTACTGTTACATTGGGTGAAGAATTCTACTTGGGAGGGTAAGCCTTAACTTTTAACCCATACATTGTTGCCTACAATCATACTTTGCAGGGTAGGAGTGACTTTGAATATAGCTTGCAAAATATGTGAAACTTGCAGGGTAGTAGGAGCAGCATTGATAATGGTTGGATTGTATCTGGTTATCCTAGGAAAAAGTGAAGAGAGCAAGTATCTGTCTAAAAATGAACCAATCTATTCAATGTCTGAAAATAATGACATGGAATCCACCTTCATTCGGCCGTTGCTGGGAAATAAATTGCAGAGCTGAGGCAAATGGATGAATTTTCATACCAGCTCCATGGCAAAGTCAGTCATCCAATCCACACTAATGCCATTTGAAGCAGCTTGCTGCTATTGAAATTGAAGGACAACAAATGTGAATGATGGAGTTTCCAACAATTgaaatgggaaaaagaaaagttgaattgTTTTGATCAACATGCATCATGGATGACatatgaaatattttttattattaattctgAATGGAACACAGAGGGTGCCTTCTCTGAGCTCTAACAACCATGCTtgtgtatttatttatgtttatttgacCCTGTTGGATTGGATCAtcattttgtgaagaaattcaatggtaatgttgtaactttttgatgttgtaaaattttataacatatggattatgacatataaattaataaaattatgtaaccttttgttaatatttgaatattatatttatgcaaaatataattctcaagttatttattacttttaatatttttttgtagaataattaaattattttattcactaatgatattttagcacattaaatttGTATTgcggtttaaaaataataaataagattaaatatttttttatattattatatattatgattttagtaaattaatataagaataattatattaagaattttattaaattatatattttttattaaattatatttaataataattattttaaattattattaaattatttattatttatattaataatcttattaaaatttaataacaataacaataaatcatctacctaaaaaaattctgctaagggtattctggtcattttagtttttttccttatgctattacacctctattctattcaaccaaacacaagaatactattacgcctctattccattacattcaaccaaacaattgaattgctattacgcctctattccattacagcaaACCAAACATGGCCttaatttatttggttaaattcaattactagtcctaTATTATATGTATAGTTATAGATTCAATCCATTTTCTCCATCTAAATCATTCTAATTCctaatacttttttaattttaaaatttcaatctcgACACAAATAACACTCATTAATCCATTAACAAATTTTGTAAtgaataatatgtgaaaataacaaagtGACATTACATTACACATGATAACATGTTTGTCTCATCAAATTTCTAAAAATAGCTAAACCTAATGAGTTTAACAGTTATCGTTTGgtaaagactaaaattttaaaaatgatcaaattgaaatatagggactaaatccacGACTTTCATAACATATAAGGACTACTAGAAAAATTTAACCTTttgaatatgaaatatgataggATCCTTTAGAGACATTATGTATCGTAATGTTCTTGGCCAAAAAGTAAAACCATATTTGGCTTATAAAAATGCCCTTTATCAGTTCATAATACaccttaatatataatttcaaaagACCAAAACTATGATATATTAGCAAACAATATAGAAGTAGGCATAAAAAACTTTTCGTGTGCATTTTAATAAGCAAATCAATTACCATAATCAAATTCTTGGTGTTCTACAAGACTGATTTATGTCATTAAAATTTCAGTAGATTACAAAAACTAGAGAGAACAATAGCAAGCCAGTTTTCCAGGGTTGTAGCCAATTTGTATGTCGTAGAGGGGTTTGATACCGGCAAGATCTTGACTGAAGATTTCCTGAGAATTTGGAATGGAGTTGGCAAATCTTAAAGATTATATACAATACTGACATTCAAACTTACCAAGTGACACAAGCTGCATCATGGTCAATTAGTAGAGGCATCATCAGACCGAAGTTCTAAGCGCATCTGTTCTAAAAGCAACTTCTCAACAGCATCCacaaaagttgataaatttagTCGAATGTTCATGTCCAAGGAATTAGCCATTTCCTAATGATTGaaattaaggaaaaagaaaaaaccgAAAACAATTAAGTATGGTATTCATCAAATTCACTATAGCAAAAACAGAAACAGAAAAGCTGACAAAGTCTTTTCTCATCCTATGACAAATGGGATGGTTGTTAAATGTTTTTCCATGCCATGAAACTAGAAACACAAATAACAAGTATAACGTTAAAGAAACAACTCAGCTCAACTAAGCCAAAAAACTAATTGGAGGCCACCATTCTGTGTTGTAGTCTCCAAAAAGAGGtagaaaaacaataaaattttaatgaaatatgtatttatattagATTCTGGTTTTGAGTAAGGAATGTTTCCACTTTGGAGAAGTTTAACATTAATAGAACGTTCAGACTGcacttaaaaacaaaataaatgccACTTACCTCAACCTTGCAAAGCAAGCTCAATGAAATTCCCCTTGAATGATGATCTGAGCTCTTGACAGATAACAATTTCAGTGGAGATTTTGACAGTGGCCAACCTTGAGACACCTTTATAAATGCATCAATTCCCCCAGCCAAATGAGCTATAATGGTCTCATCTCTCTCTAAGGACGCAAAGCAATGCCTGCATGAGGTACTATTCAAATATAAAAGCTTCTCTTTTTGCCTACTTTTCAAACACAACTGATAAGCTACTTTGAAACTTctgaaaatattatattaacacTGTTTAAACTTTTTTCTTGAGTTTCACCTTGATTTATTTGTACTCTTCACGGCAAATAGTCTCAAAGTACTTAAGATAATCCTATCCTGCACTTTCCCCACAAGCCACTCCAATGAAGACCGTATCTCTGGTGCCACTAAGTTAGAGAATAGTTGCCTACAACATTACAATAGATAACACCCCTTAAACAAGGAATTCAAATCCAGGCCTATTGTCTTCAAACTCAATAGAAATAATGTTTCCAGTCAGGTTACATTAAGCTACTAGCAATCTCTACATGACAGGTTTATTAAGGCCAAAGGAAATGtacatttatataaataatagatGTATATAGAGCAATAACACAAACAGCTCAGTAAAAGGGAGAAGGAACTAAATACCGTGAAGTGTGAACAGTACTTTTAGCACAAAAACAACAAGGATTAATAAAGTTCATGCGTAATGGTGATTGCCTTGTAAAACAGGACCTAATATGGAGGTAAAGATGGGAAGTTAAAGGTTCAAATGAGCCAAAAGATGGGAAAGCAGGTTGCTGCACTAGATAAAAAAAAACTGCAAGTCTGAATGAAGATTTTTGGTTGCTAAAGGATGAATTAATATGATAGGACCATAATTTGATAATAACCTCTAAATGATGGATAAATAGATGTATAAAAGAGGGTTGTAAGGTTTTATACTCTATTTAGAGCAGATGGCAGAAAGGATGAGAAAAGAGATTCAGGTAATCTTAGGTATCGAAACTAAGACATTGAAAACTGAAAGAAACAAGTAGCTTGTCCTTCAGAAGACTTGCATTTCAAAAAATCACACATGGGTTCAATATATTAGTCTGTATAAAAACTGACAAATTACATTCCCTTTAATGGCCTTCTACCACTACACGCGCACACATGCAAGCAAAAATAAACAGGATAATTAGAATTCAGCCTTTAAGTCAGAGAAATTGCAAAACCAAACCTGAAAGACTTTGCTGCGTCAACTATATCGCCTATGTAAACATCATTTGGGAACATCTGAACATCAAAGATACATGAACGAGCATTTCAATACAAATGAACAAAAAGACATGAAGAACCAATATGATTCTTCTTTCAGAAGAAAATACAGCTTTTCTAATGCCTGTTTAACTAGAGCCAAAAAGAGAACATGGAGTGAAACTAATGAATGAAATTTCTCATCCAAAGAGGAAATATATTATAGTAACTTTTGAGAAAATAGTCAGTCATACTTCAACGTTCTTGACCTCCATGATTCCATCCACAATTTCTACCAGCAATTCATGATTCATTTCAGATGGCTCAGAAATATCCTCACTCACGTTTTGGCACAAAACACCCTCTACTTTTGGAATATATGTCTGTAACGACAGCCTAATGCAGTTTCCATCAAAGCCAATAACTTTCAAGCCTGTCAATGCATCTTCAATCTGTTCTAAGGCATCtaatctaaaaataaaagaaaaggacatAGTTGGTAAAAGGTAAATGGAATAGAATACGTataattaaagggaaaaaataatCAAACTACCTTCTGAATGTAGAATCAAGATCCTGCAAAGACTTCAAAATTAAGTTGTTCTTCTCAATCTGACTCTCTAGCTCCAAAATCTGAAACACATATATAGAAGGAAATTGAATGCTCAATGAAGTAAAATGCATGGTACCATTAACAACTCAAAGAATTTAACGTACATTATTAGCATATAGACATAATTAATATCCTAATTGAGTATACCAAACATCTGAGGTATCTATAAGGAagttagaacttaggaagtcaCCAAAGAAAAGAGATTCTTGTAAAGATGCTTACAGAGCGAGAAACCAATGCTACAATTCTTAAAGTTCAGCTATCAGTTTAAATCTAATGTAGTATTCAAGAAGCAAGGGAAAACAAACAAAAGAACCTCAAACTTTTGCCCTTCATTTGCATCTAGCAGATTTAACTGATTTTCACCATTCATAGAAGAGTCGAAGCATGGATCCTCTTCTTCTCTCTCCTACAATAAAAAAGTGAAAAAGCTAACTATTGATGTTTGACTTCCAAATTGATttcaaaatgaaataacataGGAGAACCAACTTGAGATGCAATAGAATCCAATGCACATTCCAAGCCTTCAAGATTGTCTTCCAGCATATTTGATTCTGTAAAAAAGTACTTAAAGATAAATCAGCAGAAGAGAGGTTAAGAGTAATTGCAAGTGAAATTCAAACCTAAGTTGATGAAGTCTCACCTTCAATATGATTTCTTGAAAGATcctcaatttcattagaaatcttAGCACTTTCAGCCTCCACTTGATTAAGCTCCTCTTTCAAGTATGCTAGGTATTTATCTTAtgaataattaagaaaaaagaatCAATCCAGTATCAACACAACCTCGCATTGCTACCAAGAGATATTTTCCTATGATGAGCTAGGTATTCATCTTTTAGCACTCCTTTTCAAATGATGTTGCATTTTGcctcaattcttttaattcgtaAAATACTTGCATTGCACAGACACACTGTTCCAATAATTACATATCGGACATGTTATCCAAAAGAGcatcaaaaaatttaaatggaTCCTAAACCATCCACTCTATTCCATATCAGAGACCTTATCATTATCTAAAAACCTTTTTAAATTCATATTCCACCAAACCCAAAGATTTTccacaagaaagaaaaaaatccaACTTCATCACTAAAATCCATACAACCTGACCAAAGACTAAAACGAGTCAAAGAAGTTGCCACTTAATAAGATAACCTCTCCCAAACGTAATAATACTCCATTAAAggtcttgaaaaaaaaaagtacaccAACCCAAGGGGGAAAAACAAATGGGTATTCTGTTCAAGTTCAATTGTACATACATATAGGCAATATACTTTAagaaaattaaccaaaaaaaattttaaaagctgAAAGGAAACATACCTAAATCTTCAATGCCTAAGAAACCCACGTCAGAATACTCTTCAATAATTTGCTTCACTTTACTCTGCATAAATCCACTCTCCAAGTTTTTTTTCAACAAAACCCTAAATTGTAAGAATGTacaaaaaaattttgagaatCACCTGGAAATGAAAACTGCAGTCTTTGAGCAGCTTCTCCGAATCCGAGGAGAGAGCTTCAGTCCCAACATCATTTTTATTGCTATTATGAATCTCTGAGAGGTCATTCATTCGGctaaaaacaaaagttaaattttagaaaattatgtataaaaattTTACTTCACTGtgttaaaaagagagaaaatacctGCGAATTGATTGAAGATTGAGAGATCCGGATGAAAAAGAAATCTCCATCGGTTCcgccatttttttttaaaagaaaatttaatctAATCTCCCGCCTGCCTGAAGATTGTTGGTCGATTACTTGAATTACTACTGGCTGTCACAATTAGAAATAGACCCGCATCGGATCAGGTCGGGCTGCAGCATGTTTCGTTTAAATATCActcgaatttaaataaaaatcattggTAAAAACACGTCTTTGGTCCCTCCAAATTGAGTAAATTAGTTTCTCTTATAATAATATGCTTGTCGTTACTGTTTTCACTAATTGTACATactttttattggtataataataaatgcaGTCTTTAAagtttacacattttatcaatttaatctttatttaacaaatttaacctacaatatttatatattctatcaatttggtcctaatttaacAAATCTATCATAGAAAATTTACACATTATATCAGCATTCACACAAAATGTATAAACATTGAgtgctaaaatttttttattttaccaataaaaaaatgtgtacaattgacaaaaaaatattaatattgtggTTAATTGATTTTAGTTGCCCActtttaaaattgatagaaattcttgttttgttttagaatgaccaatttgctcaatCTCAAAATTAAGTCGGTTGATTTTTTCGGCCTAATTTCCTGGCCCAAAAACAACAACAACCACCCTACAACCAGCCCAAATCCCTTTAAATTTACTAAACCCAACCcagcaaaacaaaacaaataaaaataaaaaagtaaaacagGTTTGCTCTTTCTTTGGTCTTTATTGTTGATGTCATCTACCTTGCTTTTGTTTTCTTCAGTCTCAACCTTTGCCGCCACCGCCATCATTGGAGGAAACATAGAGCTTAAGGACTTTCAAATTAGGGAAACATTTGTTGGAGGAAATATGGGTGAAGGAAGAAAAAGGaattttgtaaaagaaaataGGTTTCTCTTACTATCCTAATTCATTTTCTTCACTTCAAAATTTGCCAAACACACAAGCCAATAAAATATCCTCAAGAAGAAAATGGGGGAACCCATGAAAGAACTGAATAAAATCCATACATGGCATATGCACATTATAGGATTGTAGACCCATTGCATATGGTGGAACTTAAATTTAGCTGCTCAAGAACTTAGGGCCTCCATCTTAACAAATAAACTAAGGAATTGCAAGAAAATGTAATTACTAGGATAATGTTATAGCCTCTTGTAATTACAAGGAAATTTATGTAACACCTTACCTGTATTGGCGATTGGTACGGATAGGAGATGCTACAATGACATTTTCAAGCTTGTACAAAATcatgtttttatataataataataataataataataaaagtcttTTCATGACACATTCTTGTGTTTTAAAACAAGTTGACCACATTTAGAGGATTCGGATGTAGTTTGAAATCATTTTAAGTCCTTAAATACAAGTGGGGACAAGTCCAGTGCACatagtgtaacacccccaacccgtatccctcgccggaaccgg
The genomic region above belongs to Gossypium hirsutum isolate 1008001.06 chromosome D05, Gossypium_hirsutum_v2.1, whole genome shotgun sequence and contains:
- the LOC107903892 gene encoding protein WALLS ARE THIN 1 isoform X1 encodes the protein MSIHWLLLNGFPALKLKIQSIRVEGRLDEKVSSDMEIDKQATVTLGEEFYLGGVVGAALIMVGLYLVILGKSEESKYLSKNEPIYSMSENNDMESTFIRPLLGNKLQS
- the LOC107903892 gene encoding uncharacterized protein isoform X2 → MSIHWLLLNGFPALKLKIQSIRVEGRLDEKVSSDMEIDKQACKICETCRVVGAALIMVGLYLVILGKSEESKYLSKNEPIYSMSENNDMESTFIRPLLGNKLQS
- the LOC107903893 gene encoding uncharacterized protein isoform X1, coding for MAEPMEISFSSGSLNLQSIRSRMNDLSEIHNSNKNDVGTEALSSDSEKLLKDCSFHFQSKVKQIIEEYSDVGFLGIEDLDKYLAYLKEELNQVEAESAKISNEIEDLSRNHIEESNMLEDNLEGLECALDSIASQEREEEDPCFDSSMNGENQLNLLDANEGQKFEILELESQIEKNNLILKSLQDLDSTFRRLDALEQIEDALTGLKVIGFDGNCIRLSLQTYIPKVEGVLCQNVSEDISEPSEMNHELLVEIVDGIMEVKNVEMFPNDVYIGDIVDAAKSFRQLFSNLVAPEIRSSLEWLVGKVQDRIILSTLRLFAVKSTNKSRHCFASLERDETIIAHLAGGIDAFIKVSQGWPLSKSPLKLLSVKSSDHHSRGISLSLLCKVEEMANSLDMNIRLNLSTFVDAVEKLLLEQMRLELRSDDASTN
- the LOC107903893 gene encoding uncharacterized protein isoform X2, with the protein product MAEPMEISFSSGSLNLQSIRSRMNDLSEIHNSNKNDVGTEALSSDSEKLLKDCSFHFQSKVKQIIEEYSDVGFLGIEDLDKYLAYLKEELNQVEAESAKISNEIEDLSRNHIEESNMLEDNLEGLECALDSIASQEREEEDPCFDSSMNGENQLNLLDANEGQKFEILELESQIEKNNLILKSLQDLDSTFRRLDALEQIEDALTGLKVIGFDGNCIRLSLQTYIPKVEGVLCQNMFPNDVYIGDIVDAAKSFRQLFSNLVAPEIRSSLEWLVGKVQDRIILSTLRLFAVKSTNKSRHCFASLERDETIIAHLAGGIDAFIKVSQGWPLSKSPLKLLSVKSSDHHSRGISLSLLCKVEEMANSLDMNIRLNLSTFVDAVEKLLLEQMRLELRSDDASTN